From Vidua macroura isolate BioBank_ID:100142 chromosome 8, ASM2450914v1, whole genome shotgun sequence, one genomic window encodes:
- the FAS gene encoding tumor necrosis factor receptor superfamily member 6, with amino-acid sequence MGTVRDGGGVARGLLALLLVAPLIIETQCKNDTEALITSNRRNISRREVNCKEDEYNLDTDCCKKCKIGFVKNVSCPRDIVKHCAPCEKGKEFMNHPNDLDKCLRCKLCDNNFGLEVVKNCTPEEDTQCACAKNYFCSTAGCDNCIQCSICESGVIEKQCTPASDTVCGTKEPEALWWIVALVVLLIAAAIAAAIIWYKRKQKGLTINDHPINGVYKPEPYENEHLIYADVDLSSHIPGIVEEMTLKDVKKFVRHHQITEPAIDQSIQDFLGDTSEQKIRLFQVWYQSHGLKGAYTTLISSLRELKMCTVADKIEGKLKATISSSQEGGQSYNPDTEQSNICTQEGRNSYNESAELSKSCTASLEET; translated from the exons ATGGGAACGGTGCGGGACGGCGGCGGCGTGGCCCGAGGGCTCCTTGCCCTGCTCCTT GTGGCTCCCTTAATTATCGAAACACAGTGCAAAAATGATACAGAAGCTCTGATAACATCCAATAGGAGGAACATTTCTAGGAGGGAAGTTAACTGCAAGGAGGATGAATACAATTTAGATACTGACTGTTGTAAGAAATGTAAAATTG GTTTTGTTAAAAATGTCTCCTGCCCAAGAGATATTGTCAAACACTGTGCTCCAtgtgagaaaggaaaggaattcATGAATCACCCCAATGACTTGGACAAGTGTTTGAGATGTAAATTGTGTGACAACAACTTTG gTTTGGAGGTTGTGAAGAACTGTACCCCAGAAGAGGACACGCAGTGTGCCTGTGcaaagaactatttttgcagTACTGCAGGATGTGACAATTGCATTCAATGTAGCAT ATGTGAAAGCGGTGTAATTGAAAAACAATGTACTCCAGCTTCAGACACTGTATGCGGAACAAAAG AACCAGAAGCGCTGTGGTGGATCGTTGCTTTGGTAGTTTTGCTAATAGCTGCAGCAATAGCTGCAGCAATAATCTGGT acaagagaaaacagaagggtCTTACAATCAATGATCACCCAATTAATGGAGTTTACAAACCAGAGCCTTAC gagaatGAGCATCTCATATATGCAG ATGTTGACCTGAGCAGCCACATTCCGGGTATTGTGGAAGAGATGACACTCAAAGATGTCAAGAAATTTGTTCGTCACCACCAGATAACAGAACCTGCCATAGACCAAAGCATTCAGGATTTTCTTGGTGATACATCTGAACAGAAGATTAGGCTGTTTCAAGTCTGGTATCAAAGTCATGGGTTGAAGGGAGCCTATACAACCCTAATAAGCAGCCTGAGAGAGTTAAAAATGTGTACTGTAGCTGATAAAATTGAGGGAAAACTGAAGGCAACTATTTCCAGCTCTCAGGAAGGGGGACAGTCTTATAATCCTGACACTGAGCAAAGCAACATTTGCACTCAAGAGGGTAGAAACTCTTACAATGAGAGTGCTGAGCTGAGTAAATCCTGTACTGCTAGTTTGGAAGAGACCTAG